The Daucus carota subsp. sativus chromosome 2, DH1 v3.0, whole genome shotgun sequence genome includes a window with the following:
- the LOC108209991 gene encoding uncharacterized protein At4g18490 isoform X4 — translation MEKTSLLVLCTSADMGIGKDFLTSWKSMSVTEDDPMDFALSKVTKGNKNAFGFDNLDVDFNLDNDFGKISSFSIDIPDLDVSSPVKKSAKPTEKSKEVSMDEKIQGKSNRSTFQFDFDEFDDSSFGPSLMKKAKKTNANRDAKLSLSPSGSLGLNETIAASEGETTPKLNSQCCAEPDSQSKEKLQTRLVEVHTPSNSEFSKVQATNVGATTSPQKKKFNSTQETFQENRPKERIGCIELYAKDKCRNSPVQFVSENSSTYQTGSSSQDEFGCLAGKERTNSGREQSLCHDKTDIGIDCGDSQIGKLAVDLAGSQSNDGVNTQFSGNNSVRVEDKYNGEPGQDDSQYEQTSTSASKQVLLEKEADVDTMDMTLELVTRSNSETTGGGREMLEAKSATEIFRSKYFRELDEAKSQLQHSTLCGTKIATFDRKGTETVQLSCANKGATMGDKAMPDKASLHNISSECFDGLHDTQSHLQQDSSSQVKVGADGSKRITTSQPCTADERGRPNSYDTKRFLTSTSRLLDMDVAKGGLVLKGSENSVKDLNTFREPHGKGTESRGKSDCPLKAVPREQIEDDSVHTRTEGSFKGLTNNRTLTGTSMLHVKDGSKNNMKYFSTLRKSQTIHPPSKSTLQKNTKLVTNLRQGADLKENAEPRMAHHAEIREQATLSPTLKRKNIEESGTNLIMLKPPKRLFLSPGGSRIQYIIICFFHLDNLHFWIFLLYFNLTSLCRNFRELSEKLVDKENLPDNYTGKVLNNFKSSCKHFTQKVDMKEEDTPLQIDSDTNVENADACAKELENLVDMLKKKHEEAKEILVRAVVNNNKLLMLNHSIYEEKFHMIEKFGALWLSK, via the exons ATGGAGAAAACATCACTTTTAG TGCTTTGTACTTCAGCAGATATGGGTATTGGAAAGGATTTCCTTACTTCGTGGAAATCAATGTCGGTGACAGAAGATGATCCAATGGATTTTGCTCTTTCAAAAGTCACTAAAGGCAATAAAAATGCTTTTGGATTTGACAATTT GGATGTGGATTTTAATCTTGACAATGATTTTGGGAAAATATCATCATTCAGCATAGATATTCCGGACCTTGATGTCTCTTCTCCAGTGAAAAAGTCTGCAAAACCTACTGAGAAGTCTAAAGAAGTATCCATGGATGAAAAGATTCAGGGAAAATCGAATCGATCGACCTTCcagtttgattttgatga GTTTGATGATTCAAGTTTTGGGCCAAGCTTGATGAAGAAAGCCAAGAAAACTAATGCAAACCGAGATGCCAAACTTTCTTTAAGCCCAAGTGGGAGTCTAGGCCTTAACGAAACTATTGCAGCATCTGAGGGCGAGACCACCCCAAAGCTTAATAGCCAATGTTGTGCAGAACCTGATTCCCAGAGTAAAGAAAAGTTGCAAACACGTTTGGTAGAGGTGCATACCCCTTCAAACTCAGAATTCTCTAAGGTTCAAGCTACTAATGTGGGGGCAACAACTTCAccacagaaaaaaaaattcaacagcACACAAGAAACATTCCAAGAGAATCGCCCAAAAGAAAGAATTGGTTGTATAGAACTATATGCTAAGGATAAGTGTCGGAATTCACCTGTTCAGTTTGTATCTGAGAATTCTTCAACTTACCAGACTGGTAGTAGTTCACAAGACGAATTTGGTTGTTTGGCTGGGAAGGAAAGGACAAACTCTGGCAGAGAGCAAAGTCTGTGTCATGACAAAACTGATATTGGCATCGATTGTGGGGATTCTCAGATAGGTAAATTGGCAGTAGATTTGGCAGGCTCACAGAGCAACGACGGTGTAAATACCCAGTTTTCAGGTAATAATTCTGTCCGAGTAGAAGACAAATATAATGGTGAACCAGGTCAAGATGATTCACAGTATGAACAAACTTCCACAAGTGCATCAAAGCAAGTGCTCCTCGAAAAAGAGGCTGATGTGGACACCATGGATATGACTTTGGAGCTTGTTACACGATCAAACAG TGAAACCACGGGAGGTGGTAGGGAAATGTTAGAAGCCAAAAGTGCAACAGAAATTTTCAGGTCAAAGTATTTCAGGGAATTAGATGAAGCAAAGTCACAACTGCAGCACTCAACATTATGTGGGACAAAAATTGCAACCTTTGATAGAAAAGGGACCGAGACAGTGCAACTAAGTTGTGCAAATAAAGG TGCAACCATGGGTGATAAAGCAATGCCAGATAAAGCAAGTTTACACAACATCAGCTCAGAATGTTTCGATGGTTTACATGACACGCAATCTCATCTGCAGCAGGACTCATCATCCCAGGTTAAGGTCGGAGCTGATGGTAGCAAAAGGATCACTACTTCGCAACCATGTACTGCAGATGAAAG GGGAAGGCCCAATTCTTATGACACAAAGAGATTTTTGACTAGTACATCAAGGCTTCTTGATATGGATGTAGCCAAAGGTGGACTTGTTTTGAAGGGAAGTGAAAACAGCGTAAAGGACCTCAATACTTTCAG ggAACCTCATGGCAAAGGTACAGAAAGTAGGGGAAAGTCAGATTGTCCTTTAAAAGCAGTTCCAAGAGAGCAAATTGAAGATGACTCGGTTCATACAAGAACTGAAGGGAGTTTTAAAGGGCTGACTAATAACAG AACTTTAACTGGTACATCAATGCTACATGTTAAGGATGGAAGTAAAAACAATATGAAATACTTTAGTACCCTCAG GAAGAGTCAAACAATTCATCCTCCATCAAAATCAACACTGCAGAAGAATACTAAACTGGTGACCAACTTAAGACAAGGTGCGGATTTGAAAGAAAACGCAGAGCCCAGAATGGCGCATCATGCAGAAATAAGGGAACAAGCAACGTTAAGCCCAACTctaaagaggaaaaatattgAG GAGTCCGGCACAAATCTGATTATGTTAAAGCCACCAAAACGTCTATTTCTATCACCTGGAGGAAGCAGGATCCAGTACATTATCATTTGTTTTTTTCATTTAGACAACTTACATTTTTGGATCTTTCTGctctattttaatttaacttctCTATGCAGGAATTTCAGAGAGTTGTCGGAAAAATTGGTTGATAAGGAGAACTTGCCTGATAATTACACAGGGAAGGTTCTTAATAACTTTAAGAGTTCATGTAAACATTTTACTCAGAAAGTAGACATGAAAGAAGAAGACACTCCTTTACAGATAGACAGTGACACTAATGTCGAGAATGCTGATGCATGTGCAAAGGAGCTTGAGAAT
- the LOC108209991 gene encoding uncharacterized protein At4g18490 isoform X6, which produces MEKTSLLVLCTSADMGIGKDFLTSWKSMSVTEDDPMDFALSKVTKGNKNAFGFDNLDVDFNLDNDFGKISSFSIDIPDLDVSSPVKKSAKPTEKSKEVSMDEKIQGKSNRSTFQFDFDEFDDSSFGPSLMKKAKKTNANRDAKLSLSPSGSLGLNETIAASEGETTPKLNSQCCAEPDSQSKEKLQTRLVEVHTPSNSEFSKVQATNVGATTSPQKKKFNSTQETFQENRPKERIGCIELYAKDKCRNSPVQFVSENSSTYQTGSSSQDEFGCLAGKERTNSGREQSLCHDKTDIGIDCGDSQIGKLAVDLAGSQSNDGVNTQFSGNNSVRVEDKYNGEPGQDDSQYEQTSTSASKQVLLEKEADVDTMDMTLELVTRSNSETTGGGREMLEAKSATEIFRSKYFRELDEAKSQLQHSTLCGTKIATFDRKGTETVQLSCANKGATMGDKAMPDKASLHNISSECFDGLHDTQSHLQQDSSSQVKVGADGSKRITTSQPCTADERGRPNSYDTKRFLTSTSRLLDMDVAKGGLVLKGSENSVKDLNTFREPHGKGTESRGKSDCPLKAVPREQIEDDSVHTRTEGSFKGLTNNRKSQTIHPPSKSTLQKNTKLVTNLRQGADLKENAEPRMAHHAEIREQATLSPTLKRKNIEESGTNLIMLKPPKRLFLSPGGSRIQYIIICFFHLDNLHFWIFLLYFNLTSLCRNFRELSEKLVDKENLPDNYTGKVLNNFKSSCKHFTQKVDMKEEDTPLQIDSDTNVENADACAKELENLVDMLKKKHEEAKEILVRAVVNNNKLLMLNHSIYEEKFHMIEKFGALWLSK; this is translated from the exons ATGGAGAAAACATCACTTTTAG TGCTTTGTACTTCAGCAGATATGGGTATTGGAAAGGATTTCCTTACTTCGTGGAAATCAATGTCGGTGACAGAAGATGATCCAATGGATTTTGCTCTTTCAAAAGTCACTAAAGGCAATAAAAATGCTTTTGGATTTGACAATTT GGATGTGGATTTTAATCTTGACAATGATTTTGGGAAAATATCATCATTCAGCATAGATATTCCGGACCTTGATGTCTCTTCTCCAGTGAAAAAGTCTGCAAAACCTACTGAGAAGTCTAAAGAAGTATCCATGGATGAAAAGATTCAGGGAAAATCGAATCGATCGACCTTCcagtttgattttgatga GTTTGATGATTCAAGTTTTGGGCCAAGCTTGATGAAGAAAGCCAAGAAAACTAATGCAAACCGAGATGCCAAACTTTCTTTAAGCCCAAGTGGGAGTCTAGGCCTTAACGAAACTATTGCAGCATCTGAGGGCGAGACCACCCCAAAGCTTAATAGCCAATGTTGTGCAGAACCTGATTCCCAGAGTAAAGAAAAGTTGCAAACACGTTTGGTAGAGGTGCATACCCCTTCAAACTCAGAATTCTCTAAGGTTCAAGCTACTAATGTGGGGGCAACAACTTCAccacagaaaaaaaaattcaacagcACACAAGAAACATTCCAAGAGAATCGCCCAAAAGAAAGAATTGGTTGTATAGAACTATATGCTAAGGATAAGTGTCGGAATTCACCTGTTCAGTTTGTATCTGAGAATTCTTCAACTTACCAGACTGGTAGTAGTTCACAAGACGAATTTGGTTGTTTGGCTGGGAAGGAAAGGACAAACTCTGGCAGAGAGCAAAGTCTGTGTCATGACAAAACTGATATTGGCATCGATTGTGGGGATTCTCAGATAGGTAAATTGGCAGTAGATTTGGCAGGCTCACAGAGCAACGACGGTGTAAATACCCAGTTTTCAGGTAATAATTCTGTCCGAGTAGAAGACAAATATAATGGTGAACCAGGTCAAGATGATTCACAGTATGAACAAACTTCCACAAGTGCATCAAAGCAAGTGCTCCTCGAAAAAGAGGCTGATGTGGACACCATGGATATGACTTTGGAGCTTGTTACACGATCAAACAG TGAAACCACGGGAGGTGGTAGGGAAATGTTAGAAGCCAAAAGTGCAACAGAAATTTTCAGGTCAAAGTATTTCAGGGAATTAGATGAAGCAAAGTCACAACTGCAGCACTCAACATTATGTGGGACAAAAATTGCAACCTTTGATAGAAAAGGGACCGAGACAGTGCAACTAAGTTGTGCAAATAAAGG TGCAACCATGGGTGATAAAGCAATGCCAGATAAAGCAAGTTTACACAACATCAGCTCAGAATGTTTCGATGGTTTACATGACACGCAATCTCATCTGCAGCAGGACTCATCATCCCAGGTTAAGGTCGGAGCTGATGGTAGCAAAAGGATCACTACTTCGCAACCATGTACTGCAGATGAAAG GGGAAGGCCCAATTCTTATGACACAAAGAGATTTTTGACTAGTACATCAAGGCTTCTTGATATGGATGTAGCCAAAGGTGGACTTGTTTTGAAGGGAAGTGAAAACAGCGTAAAGGACCTCAATACTTTCAG ggAACCTCATGGCAAAGGTACAGAAAGTAGGGGAAAGTCAGATTGTCCTTTAAAAGCAGTTCCAAGAGAGCAAATTGAAGATGACTCGGTTCATACAAGAACTGAAGGGAGTTTTAAAGGGCTGACTAATAACAG GAAGAGTCAAACAATTCATCCTCCATCAAAATCAACACTGCAGAAGAATACTAAACTGGTGACCAACTTAAGACAAGGTGCGGATTTGAAAGAAAACGCAGAGCCCAGAATGGCGCATCATGCAGAAATAAGGGAACAAGCAACGTTAAGCCCAACTctaaagaggaaaaatattgAG GAGTCCGGCACAAATCTGATTATGTTAAAGCCACCAAAACGTCTATTTCTATCACCTGGAGGAAGCAGGATCCAGTACATTATCATTTGTTTTTTTCATTTAGACAACTTACATTTTTGGATCTTTCTGctctattttaatttaacttctCTATGCAGGAATTTCAGAGAGTTGTCGGAAAAATTGGTTGATAAGGAGAACTTGCCTGATAATTACACAGGGAAGGTTCTTAATAACTTTAAGAGTTCATGTAAACATTTTACTCAGAAAGTAGACATGAAAGAAGAAGACACTCCTTTACAGATAGACAGTGACACTAATGTCGAGAATGCTGATGCATGTGCAAAGGAGCTTGAGAAT
- the LOC108209991 gene encoding uncharacterized protein LOC108209991 isoform X8: MKKAKKTNANRDAKLSLSPSGSLGLNETIAASEGETTPKLNSQCCAEPDSQSKEKLQTRLVEVHTPSNSEFSKVQATNVGATTSPQKKKFNSTQETFQENRPKERIGCIELYAKDKCRNSPVQFVSENSSTYQTGSSSQDEFGCLAGKERTNSGREQSLCHDKTDIGIDCGDSQIGKLAVDLAGSQSNDGVNTQFSGNNSVRVEDKYNGEPGQDDSQYEQTSTSASKQVLLEKEADVDTMDMTLELVTRSNSETTGGGREMLEAKSATEIFRSKYFRELDEAKSQLQHSTLCGTKIATFDRKGTETVQLSCANKGATMGDKAMPDKASLHNISSECFDGLHDTQSHLQQDSSSQVKVGADGSKRITTSQPCTADERGRPNSYDTKRFLTSTSRLLDMDVAKGGLVLKGSENSVKDLNTFREPHGKGTESRGKSDCPLKAVPREQIEDDSVHTRTEGSFKGLTNNSGECYSDNTDRTLTGTSMLHVKDGSKNNMKYFSTLRKSQTIHPPSKSTLQKNTKLVTNLRQGADLKENAEPRMAHHAEIREQATLSPTLKRKNIEESGTNLIMLKPPKRLFLSPGGSRIQYIIICFFHLDNLHFWIFLLYFNLTSLCRNFRELSEKLVDKENLPDNYTGKVLNNFKSSCKHFTQKVDMKEEDTPLQIDSDTNVENADACAKELENLVDMLKKKHEEAKEILVRAVVNNNKLLMLNHSIYEEKFHMIEKFGALWLSK; encoded by the exons ATGAAGAAAGCCAAGAAAACTAATGCAAACCGAGATGCCAAACTTTCTTTAAGCCCAAGTGGGAGTCTAGGCCTTAACGAAACTATTGCAGCATCTGAGGGCGAGACCACCCCAAAGCTTAATAGCCAATGTTGTGCAGAACCTGATTCCCAGAGTAAAGAAAAGTTGCAAACACGTTTGGTAGAGGTGCATACCCCTTCAAACTCAGAATTCTCTAAGGTTCAAGCTACTAATGTGGGGGCAACAACTTCAccacagaaaaaaaaattcaacagcACACAAGAAACATTCCAAGAGAATCGCCCAAAAGAAAGAATTGGTTGTATAGAACTATATGCTAAGGATAAGTGTCGGAATTCACCTGTTCAGTTTGTATCTGAGAATTCTTCAACTTACCAGACTGGTAGTAGTTCACAAGACGAATTTGGTTGTTTGGCTGGGAAGGAAAGGACAAACTCTGGCAGAGAGCAAAGTCTGTGTCATGACAAAACTGATATTGGCATCGATTGTGGGGATTCTCAGATAGGTAAATTGGCAGTAGATTTGGCAGGCTCACAGAGCAACGACGGTGTAAATACCCAGTTTTCAGGTAATAATTCTGTCCGAGTAGAAGACAAATATAATGGTGAACCAGGTCAAGATGATTCACAGTATGAACAAACTTCCACAAGTGCATCAAAGCAAGTGCTCCTCGAAAAAGAGGCTGATGTGGACACCATGGATATGACTTTGGAGCTTGTTACACGATCAAACAG TGAAACCACGGGAGGTGGTAGGGAAATGTTAGAAGCCAAAAGTGCAACAGAAATTTTCAGGTCAAAGTATTTCAGGGAATTAGATGAAGCAAAGTCACAACTGCAGCACTCAACATTATGTGGGACAAAAATTGCAACCTTTGATAGAAAAGGGACCGAGACAGTGCAACTAAGTTGTGCAAATAAAGG TGCAACCATGGGTGATAAAGCAATGCCAGATAAAGCAAGTTTACACAACATCAGCTCAGAATGTTTCGATGGTTTACATGACACGCAATCTCATCTGCAGCAGGACTCATCATCCCAGGTTAAGGTCGGAGCTGATGGTAGCAAAAGGATCACTACTTCGCAACCATGTACTGCAGATGAAAG GGGAAGGCCCAATTCTTATGACACAAAGAGATTTTTGACTAGTACATCAAGGCTTCTTGATATGGATGTAGCCAAAGGTGGACTTGTTTTGAAGGGAAGTGAAAACAGCGTAAAGGACCTCAATACTTTCAG ggAACCTCATGGCAAAGGTACAGAAAGTAGGGGAAAGTCAGATTGTCCTTTAAAAGCAGTTCCAAGAGAGCAAATTGAAGATGACTCGGTTCATACAAGAACTGAAGGGAGTTTTAAAGGGCTGACTAATAACAG TGGAGAATGCTATTCTGATAACACTGACAGAACTTTAACTGGTACATCAATGCTACATGTTAAGGATGGAAGTAAAAACAATATGAAATACTTTAGTACCCTCAG GAAGAGTCAAACAATTCATCCTCCATCAAAATCAACACTGCAGAAGAATACTAAACTGGTGACCAACTTAAGACAAGGTGCGGATTTGAAAGAAAACGCAGAGCCCAGAATGGCGCATCATGCAGAAATAAGGGAACAAGCAACGTTAAGCCCAACTctaaagaggaaaaatattgAG GAGTCCGGCACAAATCTGATTATGTTAAAGCCACCAAAACGTCTATTTCTATCACCTGGAGGAAGCAGGATCCAGTACATTATCATTTGTTTTTTTCATTTAGACAACTTACATTTTTGGATCTTTCTGctctattttaatttaacttctCTATGCAGGAATTTCAGAGAGTTGTCGGAAAAATTGGTTGATAAGGAGAACTTGCCTGATAATTACACAGGGAAGGTTCTTAATAACTTTAAGAGTTCATGTAAACATTTTACTCAGAAAGTAGACATGAAAGAAGAAGACACTCCTTTACAGATAGACAGTGACACTAATGTCGAGAATGCTGATGCATGTGCAAAGGAGCTTGAGAAT